In Thermodesulfobacteriota bacterium, the genomic stretch ATTACGCCCTTGGCGCAGGCCTGGCCGGAGTCTTTCTCGCTGGAGGCTATCTCTTCGGCAACCCGCCCTCGCTCAACTGGGGCGTATATTACGGGGGCATAAGGAAATCATCGCTCGAAGAATTCAAGTACAACAAGTACTACATGGAAAGGGACATCATCTACTCCAGGCACGGGCACTACGGGCTCGTCTCCGTCCGGCACGACAAGGTCCAGAACGAGCTCCAGCTCATCAATAACGGCAAGGTGGACGCGTCCAACAACATCGCCGACACCCATACGCAGCTCCTGATAGGGCACCTGCCGCTTTTCCTCCACAAAAACCCCGAGAGGGTGCTGAACATAGGGCTGGGCGGCGGGTTTACAGTAGGGGCCATAAAGGCCCATCCGCAGGTGAAGCACATAGACGTGGTGGAGATCGACCCGCTGGTCGTCGAGGCCACCGGGACCCATTTCAGGGGGGTAAATAACGACGCCCTGAACGACCCGAGGATAAGCGTCCACATCCACGACGGCCGCCATTTCATAAAGACTACCCCCCACAAGTACGACGTAATCGTTTCCGAACCGCCGAATATCTGGGTCTCGGGGGTTTCGATGCTCTTTACGCGCGAGTTCTACAAGCTCGCCGACGAGCGGCTCAAAAAAGGCGGCCTCCTTTTCCAGTGGGCGCCCGGCTACGAGATGAGCATAGAGGACATGAAGCTCATAATCAAGACCCTGAGGGAGCGGTTCGAATACGTCTCATACTGGGTCGAGGGCTTCGACGTGGCCATCATCGCCTCTCACGAATATCCGGCCGTGGACCCGGCCTACATAGAAAGCCTTCTCGCCATACCTAGGATCAAGTACGACGCGGGGAACCTTTTTGCCAAGGCCACTTCGGATTTCATCGTCTCATACATCCAGACGCCGGTAGTGCCTTTCGATATGATCGACTATCACCTGAGAGACTTCAACCTCGTGAATACCGACAACCTGCCCCACCTCGAATTCAATACTGCGCGGAACATGTTCAACTTCCAGAAGGCCGTCGATGAAGGCCCTTCTGCCAATAAGCGGAAGCAGGGGCATTGACTCACTGGCGGCAAAGCGGTCTCCTTCACGCTCGGCATGAGGAAGACAGGCAGACTATAAAATCGCATAATTAACGACTTATCCGTCAGGCAGGCCTTGGAGAAGCGATCGCGTAATATGATAGTCGAAGCCGGTCCAGGCAGGTACACCCTCACCGCCATAGCCCTACACTGGGCGAGCGCGGTCCTCGTCGTCTCCGCGTTTGCGCTCGGCGCGTACATGGTAACGCTTGCCTTTTCGCCCCTCAAGCTCCAGCTCTTCTCCTATCACAAATGGGCCGGGGTCGCCGTCTTTCTACTCGCAGTCATAAGGCTGGGCTGGCGGTCCTTCAACGCCCCGCCGCCCCTTCCAGAGAAGATGCCTTCATGGGAACGCGCCGCGGCCAGGGCCTCGCATATCATCCTTTACCTGCTCGCGCTGGCTGTCCCGCTCTCAGGCTGGCTCATGAGCTCGGCCCACGGCTTCCAGACCGTCTTTCTCGGGGCCTTTCCTATTCCCGACCTCGTAGGCAAGGACAAGGCCCTTGCGGAGCGGCTCGAGCTCGTCCACTTCATCATGAACAAGGCCTTTCTGGCCGCGGTCGCGCTCCACATAATGGCGGCCCTCAAGCACCACTTCATTGACAGGGACGACGTCCTCCGGCGCATGCTCGGGCTCCGCACGATTGCTGGCGCCCTCCTTCTGATCGCCATGCTGCCTGACGCTGCAGCTTCAGTCCCTATAATGAAGGAAGACAGCCGTATCGACTTCATATCAAGGCAGATGGGTGTCCCGATCAAGGGGGGCTTCGGGAAGTTCGACGCCGACGTGAATTTCGACTCTGCGGACCCCGGGAAGAGCAGCGCATCCATAACCATATACCTCGACAGCATTGACGCGGGCTCGGACGAGGCCACAATCGAGATAAAACGCAAACCCTGGTTCCATACGGCAAGCTACCCCAGGGCGGAGTTCAGGTCGAGTTCGCTAAAGGAGACCGGGCCCGGCCGATACGTCGTAAACGGGACCATGACCATAAAGGGCCGGGAAAAGGAGGCAAGCGCGCCCTTTACCGCCAAAAAGGCCGGGGATTCGTGGGTCTTCGAAGGCAGGTTCGTAATAAAGCGCCTTGATTTCGGGATAGGCGAAGGCGCATGGTCCGACACCGGCACCGTTGCGGACGAGGTGGAGATACACTTCAGGTTCAAGGCGCCGGCGGTAAGGAAATAAATGATAACCGGCAATTCAACCATCAAAAAGGAGGGCTTGACGGGCATGAAAAGACTGATGGCAACGGTTTCGCTCCTATTCATCGCGCTCCCGGCCTACGCGGAGGTGGAGAACTTCGTTATCGACCAGAGGCACACTTACCCGAGCTTCGAGGTGAGCCACATGGGGCTTTCGACCCAGCGGGGCCGCTTCGATGGGACGAGCGGCCGCATAACGCTCGACCGCGCGGCAAAGACGGGCTCCGTGGAGATAACGATAGACGCCAGGACAGTAAGCACCGGGCTCGATGAGCTGGAGAAGCACTTGAGGAACGAAGATTTCTTTAACGTCGAGAAGCACCCGACCATAACCTTCAAGTCAAGCTCGATCGAGTTCGAGAATGATGTGCCAAAGAGCGTCGTCGGCGATCTCACGCTTCTGGGAATAACCAGGCCCGTCACCCTCTCGATATCATCTTTCGACTGCAAGGTGCATCCGATAAACAAGAAGTTCGTCTGCGGGGCTGACGCGGCCACGACGATAAAGCGCTCGGAGTTCGGAATGACTTACGCCATACCGGCCGTAAGCGACGAGGTGAAGCTCCTCCTGCAGGTGGAGGCGTTCAAGGAAGGGCAGCAAACGCAACCTTAGTACATGGAAATTCAAAAGGGGCGCTCTCCGAAAGGGGCGCCCCTTTTTATTTTCCTCGCCTCTGGCAGGCCGGGCAGAAATAAGCCGTCCTTTTCTGTATGGAGAGCGCCTCGATTGCCGCCCCGCACCTCGGGCAGCGCGCGCCTTTGTGCCTTTTCGGTATTATGAACCCCTCCGGGAACCGGGACGCTTGAGCCTCAAGGCCCACTGCCTTCCGTAGCGATTTTCCAATGGCCTCGAAAAGCCTCCGCGCCTCGTCGTCGCCAAGGCCTCCGGCGTCCTCAAGCGGGTGTATGCCGGCCTGGAAAAGGGCCTCGTCGGCGTACACGTTACCGAGCCCGGCCAGGACCGACTGGTCCATGAGGGCCTGCTTTATCCCCCTCCTCGTCTTTTTGAGGGCCGCCCTGAACGGGCCGAAATCGATCGAGAGCGCGTCCGGTCCGAGCCTTTTCCGCCTGATGAACTCGTCGACGTCGCCCGATATGCCGGCCCTGCCGAACATCCTCGTGTCGAAAAAATAGAGACGCGAGCCGTCGTCAAAGCCGAAGGCCACCCTCGAGTGCGGAGGCGGGGCTTTGCCGTCTGTCTTGAGCTCGATCCCGCCAGTCATGCCGAAGTGGAGCACCAGCCACGGGCCTTCCGCCGAGGCGAAGAGGTACTTCCCGTGCCTCCTCGTGGAGGTGAACCGCCTTCCTTTCAATGCGGCCCGGAATTCGCCCGGGCTGCCATCGAGCACGCTCCGTGTCATTATCTCGACCTCAGCCACCCGTTTTCCGAGGGAAGTCCTTTCAAAGTAGCGCCTCATCGTCTCCACGTCGGGGAGCTCGGGCATCGACTAGTCCGCCTCCGGCCAGGCATAGAGGCGCATCCCGGTCTTCACAAGCTTCCTCATAAGGCTCGCGAACCCGGAGCCCTGCTCGGAAGCGCCGTCCGCCTTACGTTTTTCAGGTATGGGCTTTATAAACGAGCCGTCCTCGTACCCGGCCTTGCCGGCTTTACTCAGGTCCCTGCACGGGACCGGCGCCCTTCCCGAAGCGCCGGCGCAGTCGCCTGGGGTTCCATCCTTCGCGACGGCGCTACCCGCTGCCATCGCCATCGTCCCCTTCTTCGGCTCTATGACGATGACGGAGTCTATCAACTCGCACCCGGAGACCAGGAAAAAGAGTACGGGGATAGCGTATGCCAGGAGGCCCATGTGCCCACTCCGGTCCGGTAAATTGGTTTCAATCTTTTCTTTGCAAGGGAGGCCTTGCCCGGGCAGGAAGGGCGCGGCTTCGGAAGACGTATTTTAAAAGTATACTCCCGGACAATGGCGAGTCAAACGATGAGCCGTGAGCCCATGTGCGCATATCCATCTATTCCCGCCCGACTTGACACCCCCCGATTTTGGGATACCATCAAAGTAAGGCATTGACGCAAGGGTTCGGGCGTCTTGACAAAGACAGGTTATGGATTACGATTTATACATGAGCCTGTCTCCCCATGAACAGGAAAGGGGTAAGGGAAATGCAGCTAAGGCAGATAATGCAGAAAAAGGTCGTAACGGCCAGTCCTGACGCGAGCGTAAGGGAAGTCGCGAAGAAGATGAAGGACTACAGGATAGGGTATCTGCTTCTCACGAACGGAGAGTCGATCAAGGGTTGCGTGACAGACCGCGACATAGTCGTGTGGCTGGCGGGAGGAAAGGATCCGGACGCGACGAAAATAAATTCGATAATGCGGTCGAACGTCATAACCTCGCCTCCGGACACCGACGTCTTCGACGCCTCAAGGCTCATGGCGAGGAAGAAGATCCGGAGGCTGCCGATCGTGGAGGGCAATAAGCTCCTGGGCCTCGTCTCGGTTTCGGACCTCGCGTCGGTAATCGAGGAGGAAGTCGACAACTTCTTCCACGTGGAAGAGGCGTACCAGATTTAGCAGGTACGAAAAATCGAAATCCGCTGGAAGCTGCCCAAAAAGCTCCAGATGCGAGGCGTCGAGAAGCTAGGAATGAGGCGTATTTTTTGTATACGCTGCAAGACAACGAAGCAGATGGGCTTTTTCAGCAGCCGACTTGAAGGTTGCTTTCCCGGACCGGGATATCCGGCTGGTAAGAGGAGAGATAAGAAAGCCGTCTTCGGATGGTTGTCGAAACCTCCTCTAACCGGCTGGAAAAACCGGTCCGGGAAAGCAAGGGCTGTCTTCGCGGGCAGGAAACCCGATCGGCAAGAGAAGGATGTGGGGGCCGTCTTCGGATGGCTTAACTATCCATCTCTTACCGACCGGAGAGTACTGTCCGCGGAGACAAAAAGGCGGCAGGTAAGACCTGCCGCCTTTATTTTTGTCATCCTCCGGCCCGCCTCGCCAGGACGGGGCTTATTCAGTGTCCCGAGCGCCCTCTTCCGTCGGCCCGGCCCCTGGGTCCGCCCGTTTAATCCGCGCCCTCGCTCGTTTCATCCTGTTACCCGTTCCGAATACTTCGCCTAGGGGCCTGGCAAGCCTTTTCCGTTCGTCCGGGTTCGCGTATCTGACATAAGCCATGCCCAGCGCCGCGACGACCGAGCCGCCCATAAAGTCGCTTATGAGGTCCCACATCGTGTCGCCGAGCCCCTTCTGGGTGTTCTTACCGAAGAGGCTGTCGACCGTAAACTCCCCGATCTCCCACATGGCGCCCATGGCCATGGCGAACGTCAAGGTAAAGACCCCGATAAAAGGCAACGAGAGGCGCACTTTTCCGGTATAATTCAAAGTATATACGACGATGAAAGCCAGGAGGCCCACGACGCCGCTGCTGTATACGTGAAGGAGCTTGTCGTAAAGCCATACCTTCTCGTAGAAATCGAGCCATTCGCCCATGAACGTGTTCGCGAATATGGAGACGGTTATAAGCAGGTCCATCTCGAAAGGGAGCGTCACCTTGTAGTTCCTCTCCAGTAGGCTCGGTATAAGGGACACCGCTATCGAGAAGAATATGAGTGCGATAAAGAGGTATTCTCCCTTTATGGCCGCGACCGGGAGAAGCAGCGCCATAAGGAGCTTCATAATCCATGAAAGTCCGGCTGTTATCGAGAGCGTGCGCCAGTTCTTAAGGATACTTGCGATGCCCGGCATGGAAGACCCTTCCTCGGGATTTCGTCACGGATGAATCAATTATATATGCGTATGCCCTGCCGGCAACCGTGAACGGGAAAACAATGCCCCTATTATTATTGTATGGCATGCTCGCGGCCACATTCCATGCAGCTGCACCTGCACTTTCCGGCACTCTGCCAGGCGCATGGTGGAGCGACCCGCCCATGCAGGGCGAAGGCCCGGGAGCGCCTCAGGATCCCTTAAGCTCCATACTCGACCCGGGTTTCCCGCCGACCCTTTACGGCCTCATGGAAGGCAATTACACCAGGGACAGCGCACGGCTCCTGAGCATCCCCGGCGCCGGGGTTTCGGACCTCCTTTCCGACGAAAGCCGGATGGTAGGCACCGGGCTGGGGCTTAACCTCGGCCCCGGCATAAAGTTCCAGGGCTTCGGCGTCTATGACATGGAGGAGGGGAGCACGTTTGCAGGCCCGGCGCTGAAGTACGACCTGCCCGGCGGCCTGGATTTCACTACCGGGGTGCAGATACCCCTTAACGACAGGAGAGAGATTGCCTCCGGAAGCTCGGATTTCTACTTCGCCGAGTTCAGGCTCCTTTTCTGACGCAACGGCAGGGTTTCGCACGCGGGCTGGAACGGCGGTATAATTAATAAAAAAGGCCCGAGGGGTTCTTATGGAATTGAGCGAGGGGAAAAAAGACAAAAAGATGAACGTGCCAGGGGAGGAGGTCTGCCCGGTCTGCACCTACCCTGCCGAGGACTGCGTCTGCTGCGCAGAGTGCGGCCATGATTGCCCGCTCGACGCCGGTCTCCCGTATTGCCCGGTATGCAGCCCCGTCAGTCAACAAAAGGGCGGCGGCCTATGACCCGAGCTTCTCTCTAACGGATTCAAGCGAGCCCTTCAGCTCCGCGACGCTCTCCTTGAGCCTTTTCTGCCTTCTCAAGAGGTATGACGGATGGTAGACGGGCATGACCGCCCTGCCCTCGTATTCGGCCCATTCGCCGGGCATAAAGGGCCTCCCGGGGAAAAGCGCCAAAAATGCCGTCTTGCCGGCTGTTATGATGACAGCCGGGTCCACTATGCCTATCTCCTCAAGAAGGAATGGGACGAAGAACGCGGCTTCGTCTCTCTCCGGGGGCCTTGTCCGGCGCCTTTTCGTCTCGACATTGGGCCAGATATTGAGGACGTTCGTTATATAAACCTCGTCCCTCCCCAGCCCCAGCGCCTCTTCAAGGACGCCAACAAAAAAAGACCCGCCCTTGCCCACGAAAGGCCTCCCGAGCCTGGTTTCGTCGCGCCCCGGGGCCTCGCCTATGACCATGAGCCTGCACGGGACAGGGCCCTCTCCGAATACCGGGACGGAGCCCTTGAAGTTGACCGCGCACGCACGGGCGATCCTTCTCCGGAGCGCCTCTCTTTTCTTTTCGGGGTCCATCGTGAAGGCGGGGCTCATTTGAAGAGGTTCAGGTTTCCCTTGCCGTCCTCGCCGCCGTCATCCGTCCTGTCCGCCCTGTCAGCGGCCCGCTCGTCTTGACCTCCCGCAGGGGTCCCGCCCTTGTAGATGTAACGCTCGAAGAGCCTCTGGTAGGATGTCCAGTTGGAGCCGTCGCCCTTGTCCTCGATAAGCCCCTTTACGGTGCTGACCTTGGCGTCGAGGTCGTCGAGGTAGGAAAGTATTATGGCCTCGATCGTCTTGGGCCTCTTGGGCGAGCCGAACTCGAGCTGGCCGTGGTGGGATAGCACGAGGTGCTTGAGGAGCATCGAAAGCTCCCTCGGAAAGCCAGGGATGGCGCCGGCCTTTCTCTCGATGAGGTCCGTACCCATCGTGATATGCCCGATAAGCCTGCCCTCGTCAGTGTAGTCGAAGGACCTCTGGTATGAAAGCTCCCATATTTTGCCTATGTCGTGGAGCAGCGCGCCTGCCGTGAGGAGGTCTTTGTTCACGCACTCCCCGTAGTGCCCAGCCACCTTCTCGACCAGGCCGCATATCGAGAGCACGTGCTCAGCGAGTCCGCCCAGGTACGGATGGTGCATGGATTTGGCAGCAGGGGCCATTAGGAAGGCCCCCCTTATCTCCGGGTCGGAGAATATGGATTCGATGAGCGCCTTTATATGCCTGTCCTTTATGCCCGCGATGACCGAAGCGAGGCCGGATGAAAGCTCCTCGTGCGTCTTTCCTGAAGACGGAAGGAAGTCCCGGAGCTGGTACTTCTCCTCAGGCGCAGCCTTTACGGCGGACACATTGAGCTGAACGCCGCCCTGGTAGGCTACGGCAAAGCCCTTGATTATGACTATGTCGTCCTTCTTGAAGCCCCTTGAAAGCTCCTCGGCGTCGTCCCATACCCTCGCCTCCATCTCCCCGGTCGAGTCCATGAGCTTCATGTTAAGATAGGGCTTCCCGGACTTGCTTATGCCGGTCTCCTTTTTCGTGACGAGGAAGGCGTCCTGGACGCTGTCCCTTTCCTTTATCGATTTTATGAAGGTCTTTTTCAATTCACGCTCCCGGCCGAGTGCAAGCGGAGAGCCTGCGCTCCCTCTCGACGAACCATTTTACGTATCTCCCGACTCCCTCTTGTATCCCCACGGAAGGGCTGAAACCCAGGAGCCTTTTCGCCCTGGATACGTCCGCGTGCGTAATGGGCACGTCCCCCGGCGCGGGCGGCAGGTGCCTTACCTTCGCCTTCGTTCCGAGGGCCGCCTCTATTAGGGCGATAAGCCCCCTCACCTCGATCGTATTGGCCCCGCCGAGGTTTATTATCTCGTACCTCGAAGGCGAGTATATCGACTTGAGTATTCCGGAGACGATGTCGCCGATGTAGGTGAAGTCCCTCCTGGCCGTTCCGTCGCCGTAGACCTCTATCTCCTTGCCGGCGCTTATTAGGCGGGTGAATTTGGCGACCGCCATGTCGGGCCTCCCCCTTTCGCCGTACACCGTAAAGAAACGGAGGCACGTAACCGGGAGGTTCCAGAGATGCGAGTAGGTGAAGCACATTAGCTCGCCTGACCTTTTCGTGGCCGCGTAGGGGGATATCGGACAGGTTATCGGGTCCTCTTCGGAAAAGGGGGTCTTGCTGTTTATGCCGTACACGGATGACGACGAGGCGAAGACGAAGTTGGTCATGCCGCTCTTCCTCGAGAGCTCGAGGAGGTTCAGCGTTCCGAGGCAGTTCACTTCCTCGTAGAGGACTGGGTCGTCTATGGAGGGCCTCACCCCGGCCCTGGCCGCAAGATGGCATATGGCGTCGGGCTTGAACGCGGCGAACGCTTTTTCGACCGCCTTGCGGTCCCTTATGTCCGCTTCGAAAAGTCTGAAAGACGGGTTTTTCAGGAGCGTTTCCGCGTTCTCCCTCTTGAGACGCGGGTCGTAGAAGTCGTTGAAGTCGTCTATTGCGGCAACTTGTTCCCCGCGCTCGAGGAGCGCGGCCGCGAGGTGCGAGCCTATGAAGCCGGCACCGCCGGTCACGATTATTTTCATGCGGATAAAGCTATCACAGTTCTTCTCAGGGGGTCAAGGGAAAGGGCCGGAAACCCGGGGGCTGGCGCTCCAATGCGCGCCAGCCCCCGGCACCTGTCAGCCTATGCCATCGAGGCCGGCTGCGAAGGCCGTCTGCATCCCCTCCACGGTCGGGGCGCCTTCCGGGTGCCAGGCCACCTCGATCCTTTCCCATCTCGCCAGTTCCTCTTCAGGTATGGCGGCGCTGAAAACACCTTTCCCCTCGGAGTCGGTCCTGAAGCCGTGCTCCATCGGGCTTACCATCTCCGCCTCGCTCCTCTCTTCGCTCACGAGCCAGACTGTGTACACGGAGTCCGGCATGAGGTCATCGGCGCGAATCGTTATCTCCTTTTCGCCCTCGGCCGCGTCAGTAATCTCGACCTCGGCCCTTGAGTCCTCCCAGAGGAAGCTCTCCATCTCCATCGTTCCGGCATATGCTGAAGCCTGCGGGAGCGCCAATGCGACCGCAGCCGCGAGCGCCAATCCCAAGGCTATTCCAAGCGCGTTCATTTGCGCCTCCTTTAACCCCAGAAGCTGCCCAGGAGCGCGAGCTCGGCGCCCTCCAGGTCCTCGGTGTCGTTATTCGGATGGTGCAGTATCTCTATCTTGTCCCAGTCCTTGAACTGCCGGGCCGGGATCCTGACTATATAGGTGCCGTTCCCCTCGGCGTCGGTCTCGAACGTCAGGTCCCCGGAGCCTATCCCGATGTCTCCGAGCATCGGCGTTTCGTCTATCAGCCATATGGAGTAAATGGAGTTGGGCTGGAGGCCGCTGGCTTCCACCCGTATCTCCTTCTCCTCGTTCTCGACGTCGGTTATCACGGCTTCGCCCGCGGCGCTGTCCCATGCCTCGCCCGTGAGCTCGACCCTGGAGGATGAGCCCCATACGGCGGCGGAGGTAAGGAAGACTGCCGCGAACGCGATTATCAAAAGGCGGTACTTCATCGTTTACCTCTCTTTTTGCAGCCCGGAAAATCAAAAGGGCCTCCGGCTTGAGCCGAGGCCCTCGACAACCGAACCCTTGCGCGATTTAGCCATACAGGCCCAGTTCGCCCCTGAGGGCTATTTCCGCGTTTTCGAGATCAGCCGGGTCTCCGGTGGGGTGATAGGCTATCTCGAGCATGTCCCACCTGTTAAGCTCGCCCTCGGGCACAGTGGCTATGAACCTGCCGTTGCCTGCCGCGTCGGTGCGGAAGGAGTAATCGTCCACGCCGAGGCCCTGCATCCTTTCAGGCCCGTCAGCCAGCCACGCCGTGTACACGGAATTGGGCCTCAAACCCCTTACCTCGACAGTAACCTCCTGCTGCGCCGTCCCGGACGGATAATCGCTCACCTCTATGGTGCCCTCGGCATCCGGGAACTGGAAGACGCCTTCGAGCGGGATCCTGTACTGGGCGTCGGCAGTGGATATGAAAGCGGCCGAAATGAAGCCCATTACGGCCGCCATTAAAAACTTTTTCATACTCGCACCTCCATTATATGCAAAACACTCGAAATCATGCCGCGAATCGACTGCTTGCGGCCGCGTAAACCATTCATATCTTGATTCTAGACCCGCGGACAGGCTTGTCAAGTAGCCGGAATTTTCCGGTCCTGCCCGGAAAACAAGCTTGCTTTTTTCTGATAAAGTAATGACTATACCGGGACCAGGGCGCCCGCCGTGAGGGCCCGCGCCGGAAATTAATAAACCTGAAAGGCCAGGCATGGGCGCTCCTCCGTCAATAAAAAGAATATCCGAGACCGTCTGGGAGATCCCCAAGGGCTACAAGCAGGGTATGCTCGTCCCGGCGCGCATATACGCGACCGAGAAGCTCATAGGGGAGATGGACGAAGGCGTCTTCAACCAGGTGACGAACGTCGCATGCCTGCCGGGCATAGTCAAATACGCCTGCTGCATGCCTGACGGGCACTGGGGCTACGGCTTCCCCATAGGCGGTGTGGCCGCCATGGACATCCATGAAGGGGTGATATCGCCCGGCGGCATAGGCTTCGACATAAACTGCGGGATGAGGCTTGCCGTAACGGACCTCACCCTCGAAGAGGTGAAGCCCAGGCTCAAGGAGCTCGTTG encodes the following:
- a CDS encoding uracil-DNA glycosylase, yielding MSPAFTMDPEKKREALRRRIARACAVNFKGSVPVFGEGPVPCRLMVIGEAPGRDETRLGRPFVGKGGSFFVGVLEEALGLGRDEVYITNVLNIWPNVETKRRRTRPPERDEAAFFVPFLLEEIGIVDPAVIITAGKTAFLALFPGRPFMPGEWAEYEGRAVMPVYHPSYLLRRQKRLKESVAELKGSLESVREKLGS
- a CDS encoding YceI family protein, with protein sequence MKRLMATVSLLFIALPAYAEVENFVIDQRHTYPSFEVSHMGLSTQRGRFDGTSGRITLDRAAKTGSVEITIDARTVSTGLDELEKHLRNEDFFNVEKHPTITFKSSSIEFENDVPKSVVGDLTLLGITRPVTLSISSFDCKVHPINKKFVCGADAATTIKRSEFGMTYAIPAVSDEVKLLLQVEAFKEGQQTQP
- a CDS encoding DNA-formamidopyrimidine glycosylase family protein; the protein is MPELPDVETMRRYFERTSLGKRVAEVEIMTRSVLDGSPGEFRAALKGRRFTSTRRHGKYLFASAEGPWLVLHFGMTGGIELKTDGKAPPPHSRVAFGFDDGSRLYFFDTRMFGRAGISGDVDEFIRRKRLGPDALSIDFGPFRAALKKTRRGIKQALMDQSVLAGLGNVYADEALFQAGIHPLEDAGGLGDDEARRLFEAIGKSLRKAVGLEAQASRFPEGFIIPKRHKGARCPRCGAAIEALSIQKRTAYFCPACQRRGK
- a CDS encoding YceI family protein, encoding MKEDSRIDFISRQMGVPIKGGFGKFDADVNFDSADPGKSSASITIYLDSIDAGSDEATIEIKRKPWFHTASYPRAEFRSSSLKETGPGRYVVNGTMTIKGREKEASAPFTAKKAGDSWVFEGRFVIKRLDFGIGEGAWSDTGTVADEVEIHFRFKAPAVRK
- a CDS encoding GDP-mannose 4,6-dehydratase, which codes for MKIIVTGGAGFIGSHLAAALLERGEQVAAIDDFNDFYDPRLKRENAETLLKNPSFRLFEADIRDRKAVEKAFAAFKPDAICHLAARAGVRPSIDDPVLYEEVNCLGTLNLLELSRKSGMTNFVFASSSSVYGINSKTPFSEEDPITCPISPYAATKRSGELMCFTYSHLWNLPVTCLRFFTVYGERGRPDMAVAKFTRLISAGKEIEVYGDGTARRDFTYIGDIVSGILKSIYSPSRYEIINLGGANTIEVRGLIALIEAALGTKAKVRHLPPAPGDVPITHADVSRAKRLLGFSPSVGIQEGVGRYVKWFVERERRLSACTRPGA
- a CDS encoding HD domain-containing protein, translated to MKKTFIKSIKERDSVQDAFLVTKKETGISKSGKPYLNMKLMDSTGEMEARVWDDAEELSRGFKKDDIVIIKGFAVAYQGGVQLNVSAVKAAPEEKYQLRDFLPSSGKTHEELSSGLASVIAGIKDRHIKALIESIFSDPEIRGAFLMAPAAKSMHHPYLGGLAEHVLSICGLVEKVAGHYGECVNKDLLTAGALLHDIGKIWELSYQRSFDYTDEGRLIGHITMGTDLIERKAGAIPGFPRELSMLLKHLVLSHHGQLEFGSPKRPKTIEAIILSYLDDLDAKVSTVKGLIEDKGDGSNWTSYQRLFERYIYKGGTPAGGQDERAADRADRTDDGGEDGKGNLNLFK
- a CDS encoding CBS domain-containing protein, which encodes MNRKGVREMQLRQIMQKKVVTASPDASVREVAKKMKDYRIGYLLLTNGESIKGCVTDRDIVVWLAGGKDPDATKINSIMRSNVITSPPDTDVFDASRLMARKKIRRLPIVEGNKLLGLVSVSDLASVIEEEVDNFFHVEEAYQI